The Malus domestica chromosome 13, GDT2T_hap1 genome includes a window with the following:
- the LOC103451805 gene encoding methyltransferase FGSG_00040-like, whose protein sequence is MREEAQQQDQLAMATAEEKLQQLRSKATELLLREEWQESVQAYSHFITLCQSHISNFPQNPNPDPDHLPKLRKSLCLALSNRAEARSRLRDFAEALRDCDRALEIERAHFKTLVCKGKILLNLNRYSMALDYFRTAQLDPRANGSSVDLDGYLQKSKKLELMSRTGAFDLSEWVVNGFRGKPLEPAEYIGAVQIKKSEIRGRGLFVTKNIDAGTLVLVTKAVATERGIFPGQDLDENTQLVMWKNFTEKVMDSMAKCLRIRDLISTLSSGEDEDELEVPEINRFKPEAKHNGGCHNEKEHDASRILSILDVNSLVEDAVSSKVLGKNNDYYGVGLWVLASFINHSCVPNARRMHVGDYVMVHASRDVKAGEEITFAYFDVLSPLEKRNESSKTWGFRCNCKRCKFEEKLYSREDLREIEMGLERGMDAGAVVYKLEEGMRRWMVKEREKGYLRASFWEACSQAYYSEKSAKGWGRRIPPMETVVDSVVEAVGSDERVLKMVAEKLKGRGGGMVEMERAMKLGRGVYGKVVKKQAMKTLLGLDIL, encoded by the coding sequence ATGAGAGAAGAAGCTCAACAGCAGGATCAGCTAGCAATGGCGACAGCAGAAGAGAAACTGCAGCAGCTCCGGTCCAAAGCCACGGAGCTTCTCCTGCGAGAAGAATGGCAGGAGTCCGTACAAGCATACTCTCACTTCATCACCCTCTGCCAATCCCACATCTCAAATTTCCCTCAAAACCCCAACCCCGACCCCGATCATCTGCCCAAGCTCCGAAAATCCCTCTGCCTTGCCCTCTCCAACCGGGCCGAAGCGCGATCCAGGCTCCGAGATTTCGCTGAAGCATTGAGGGATTGTGATCGGGCATTGGAAATCGAGAGGGCCCATTTCAAGACTCTTGTCTGCAAAGGCAAGATCTTGCTGAATCTGAACAGGTATTCCATGGCGCTGGACTACTTTCGAACAGCTCAGCTCGACCCGCGGGCTAACGGGAGCTCTGTGGACCTCGATGGGTACTTGCAGAAGTCCAAGAAGCTCGAGCTGATGTCTAGAACTGGAGCTTTTGATCTCTCTGAatgggttgttaacgggtttcGTGGGAAGCCTCTGGAACCGGCTGAGTACATTGGTGCAGTGCAGATCAAGAAATCGGAGATTAGAGGGCGTGGACTGTTTGTGACGAAGAACATTGATGCCGGAACTTTGGTTTTGGTCACGAAAGCGGTTGCTACGGAGAGGGGAATTTTTCCTGGTCAAGATTTGGACGAGAATACACAATTGGTCATGTGGAAGAACTTCACTGAAAAGGTGATGGACTCCATGGCTAAATGTTTGAGAATCCGCGATTTGATTAGTACATTGTCGAGTGGGGAAGATGAGGATGAGCTTGAGGTCCCTGAGATCAATCGATTTAAGCCCGAGGCGAAGCACAATGGCGGCTGCCATAATGAGAAAGAGCATGATGCGAGCAGGATTTTGAGCATACTGGATGTCAATTCACTTGTTGAGGATGCAGTTTCTTCCAAGGTTTTGGGGAAGAACAACGATTACTACGGTGTTGGGCTGTGGGTGCTGGCTTCATTCATCAACCATTCATGTGTGCCGAATGCAAGACGTATGCATGTAGGAGATTATGTAATGGTTCATGCTTCTAGAGATGTCAAGGCCGGGGAGGAGATAACATTTGCATATTTTGATGTGCTTTCACCATTGGAAAAGCGCAACGAAAGTAGCAAGACATGGGGTTTTAGATGTAACTGCAAGAGGTGCAAGTTTGAGGAGAAActgtattctagagaagacttGAGAGAGATTGAGATGGGTCTCGAAAGAGGGATGGATGCCGGCGCAGTAGTTTACAAGCTGGAGGAAGGCATGAGGAGGTGGATGGTGAAGGAAAGGGAGAAAGGGTACTTGAGAGCATCGTTTTGGGAAGCATGCTCTCAGGCTTATTACTCAGAGAAGTCGGCAAAGGGGTGGGGAAGACGCATACCGCCAATGGAGACGGTGGTTGATAGCGTTGTGGAAGCGGTGGGAAGCGACGAGAGGGTGCTGAAGATGGTGGCGGAGAAGTTGAAGGGACGTGGTGGAGGAATGGTGGAAATGGAGAGAGCTATGAAGTTGGGAAGAGGGGTGTATGGGAAAGTAGTGAAAAAGCAAGCAATGAAGACTCTTCTTGGTTTAGACATTCTTTAA
- the LOC103451801 gene encoding cytochrome P450 704B1 — protein MEDQESNILFAFSSQDGLFMVLCMVLSWIFIHRWSQRNKKGPKTWPLVGAAIEQFTNYDRMHDWLVKYLSESNSVVVPMPFTTYTYIADPANVEHVLKTNFANYPKGEVYRSYMEVLLGDGIFNVDGELWRKQRKTASFEFASKNLRDFSTVVFRDYSLKLHSILSRASFQGQQVDMQELLMRMTLDSICKVGFGVEIGTLAPNLPDNHFAKAFDTANIIVTLRFIDPLWRIKRYLNVGSEALLDKSIKTIDDFTYSVIRRRKAEIKETQQSSENNKMKHDLLSRFIELGKDSESDLTDKSLRDVVLNFVIAGRDTTATTLSWAIYMVMTHPHVAEKLYSELKTFEEDQAREEKVSLLPYDTENLELFNRRVAQFAGLLSYDSLGKLYYLHAVITETLRLYPAVPQDPKGILEDDVLPDGTKVKAGGMVTYVPYSMGRMEYNWGPDAASFKPERWLKEGFFQNASPFKFTAFQAGPRICLGKDSAYLQMKMALAILCRFYTFTLVPGHPVQYRMMTILSMAHGLKLTIARR, from the exons ATGGAAGATCAAGAAAGTAACATTTTATTTGCTTTTTCTTCCCAAGATGGACTTTTCATGGTACTCTGCATGGTTTTGTCATGGATATTCATCCACAGATGGAGCCAGAGGAACAAAAAAGGCCCCAAAACATGGCCTCTCGTCGGAGCAGCGATCGAACAGTTCACCAACTACGACAGAATGCACGATTGGCTCGTCAAGTACCTCTCAGAGTCAAACTCCGTCGTCGTCCCAATGCCATTCACAACTTACACGTACATTGCAGATCCTGCAAATGTAGAACATGTCCTCAAGACCAACTTTGCAAACTACCCTAAG GGTGAAGTGTATCGTTCGTACATGGAAGTACTGCTCGGAGATGGGATCTTCAATGTGGATGGAGAGCTTTGGAGGAAACAGAGAAAGACTGCAAGCTTTGAATTTGCGTccaagaatttgagggattTCAGCACTGTGGTTTTCAGAGATTACAGCCTCAAGCTCCATTCGATTCTCAGCCGAGCGTCTTTTCAAGGCCAACAAGTCGATATGCAG GAACTGCTGATGAGGATGACTTTGGACTCCATCTGCAAGGTGGGATTCGGTGTGGAAATTGGAACTCTGGCTCCCAATCTGCCGGACAATCACTTTGCCAAGGCCTTTGACACTGCAAACATCATCGTGACGCTTCGATTTATCGATCCGCTGTGGagaataaagagatatttgaatGTGGGTTCAGAAGCTTTACTTGACAAGAGCATTAAAACCATTGATGATTTTACATACTCTGTTATTCGAAGAAGGAAAGCAGAGATCAAAGAAACTCAGCAGAGTTCTGAAAACAACAAG ATGAAGCATGATTTACTGTCGAGATTCATCGAGTTAGGCAAAGACTCGGAAAGCGATTTAACCGACAAAAGCCTGCGAGACGTTGTTCTCAACTTTGTAATCGCCGGGCGGGACACAACAGCAACTACTCTCTCATGGGCCATATACATGGTAATGACTCACCCCCATGTAGCTGAGAAGCTCTATTCCGAGCTGAAAACTTTTGAAGAAGATCAAGCAAGAGAAGAGAAGGTTTCGTTGCTCCCGTATGACACAGAGAACCTTGAATTATTCAATCGAAGAGTTGCACAATTTGCAGGACTGCTGAGTTACGACTCGCTGGGGAAACTGTATTATTTGCATGCTGTTATTACAGAGACGCTTCGTCTGTACCCTGCAGTCCCTCAG GATCCTAAAGGCATCTTGGAGGATGATGTTCTACCAGATGGAACCAAAGTCAAAGCAGGAGGAATGGTGACTTATGTTCCCTACTCAATGGGTAGAATGGAGTACAATTGGGGACCTGATGCAGCTTCGTTTAAGCCCGAGAGATGGCTCAAAGAGGGTTTCTTCCAAAATGCATCGCCATTCAAGTTCACCGCATTTCAG GCAGGACCAAGAATTTGCCTAGGGAAGGACTCTGCATACCTCCAAATGAAGATGGCCCTGGCCATTCTGTGCAGATTTTACACCTTCACTTTGGTCCCCGGGCATCCAGTTCAATACCGGATGATGACAATTCTGTCAATGGCGCATGGCTTGAAGCTTACCATAGCCAGGCGCTAA
- the LOC103451800 gene encoding photosynthetic NDH subunit of lumenal location 2, chloroplastic-like: MGSFTNTTTSFLQFHIVTKPQNFRHKISLPVIRASLPGEEHDQENNATSRRKIVTAFLVTTMALGAHQHGVATPLGLAENWGVRSFIRERFFEPGLSPEDAVARIRQTAEGLHSMRDMLEAMAWRYVIFYIRLKSAYLSQDLKNAVNLVPEARRSEYAKTANELVDNMAELDYYVRTPKVYESYLYYEKTLKSIDDLVALLA, translated from the exons ATGGGCAGCTTCACTAACACCACCACATCCTTCCTCCAATTCCACATCGTCACCAAACCCCAGAATTTCCGCCACAAAATCTCACTCCCCGTAATCAGAGCATCCCTTCCAGGAGAAGAGCACGACCAAGAAAATAATGCCACGAGTCGAAGAAAAATTGTGACAGCATTTTTGGTCACTACAATGGCGCTTGGGGCACATCAACACGGGGTTGCCACCCCGCTTGGACTAGCCGAAAATTGGGGCGTTCGTTCGTTTATAAGGGAACGTTTTTTCGAGCCTGGACTTTCTCCCGAAGATGCAGTGGCTAGGATTAGGCAGACCGCCGAAGGGCTACATAGCATGAGGGACATGTTGGAGGCCATGGCTTGGAGGTACGTCATATTTTACATTCGTCTAAAGTCGGCCTATCTTTCGCAAGACTTGAAAAATGCTGTGAATTTGGTGCCGGAAGCTCGCCGGAGTGAGTATGCTAAGACGGCCAATGAGTTGGTGGATAACATGGCAGAG CTTGATTATTATGTTCGAACGCCGAAGGTATACGAATCGTACTTGTACTACGAGAAGACATTGAAATCGATCGATGATTTGGTTGCGCTACTGGCATAG
- the LOC103451802 gene encoding 2-hydroxy-palmitic acid dioxygenase mpo1-like, translating to MGKTGLFDLEKHFAFYGAYHSNPVNIAIHMLFVWPILFTSLLILYFTPSLLSFAVNDVVIPFNIGLLLTIIYSVFYICLDAKAGSLGALLCVICWVGSCFLGTLLGFSISWKVVLVTQIVCWTGQFIGHGAFEKRAPALLDNLAQAFIMAPFFVLLEALQMFFGYEPYPGFQAIVQAKIDAEISEWQEKKKKLIS from the exons ATGGGGAAGACCGGCCTGTTCGATCTCGAAAAGCACTTTGCTTTCTACGGAGCTTACCACAGCAACCCAGTCAACATAGCGATTCACATGCTCTTCGTCTGGCCAATCCTTTTCACCTCTCTGCTCATCCTCTACTTCACGCCCTCGCTGCTCAGTTTTGCGGTTAACGACGTCGTTATTCCTTTCAACATCGGCTTGCTGTTGACTATAATCTATTCGGTGTTTTACATCTGTTTGGACGCAAAAGCTGGCTCCTTGGGTGCTCTGCTCTGTGTAATTTGCTGGGTTGGTAGTTGTTTCCTTGGGACCCTACTCGGATTTTCCATCTCTTGGAAG GTTGTTCTGGTGACTCAGATAGTGTGTTGGACTGGACAATTTATTGGCCATGGGGCCTTTGAG AAAAGGGCACCAGCTTTGTTGGACAATCTTGCACAGGCCTTTATAATGGCTCCCTTCTTTGTTCTGTTAGAG GCTCTGCAAATGTTCTTCGGCTACGAGCCCTACCCCGGGTTTCAAGCAATTGTTCAGGCAAAGATTGATGCTGAAATCAGTGAATggcaagagaagaagaagaaactgatATCCTAA
- the NAC1 gene encoding NAC transcription factor 29-like codes for MEAKRSSDLPPGFRFHPTDEELIVFYLKNQASSRPCPVSIIPEVDIYKFDPWELPEKAEFGENEWYFFTPRDRKYPNGVRPNRATVSGYWKATGTDKAIYSESKYVGVKKALVFYQGRPPKGVKSDWIMHEYRLSDSRKQQPNKHLGSMRLDDWVLCRIYKKKHPGKAYLDQKVEEDQKIEMRTPETAKANEEQVMLKFPRACSITSLLDMDYLGPISQLFSDNISGYDFQTSMAGAGAGQAQMFQFGEVPNYQNTTDSGKFQVTSAQTSVFNHQPWFGP; via the exons ATGGAGGCAAAACGAAGCTCTGACCTTCCCCCTGGTTTTAGATTCCACCCAACTGATGAGGAACTCATCGTTTTTTACCTAAAAAACCAAGCCTCCTCAAGGCCCTGCCCTGTGTCCATCATCCCAGAGGTTGATATTTACAAGTTTGACCCGTGGGAGTTGCCTG AGAAGGCAGAGTTTGGAGAAAACGAATGGTACTTCTTCACCCCGAGAGACCGAAAGTACCCGAACGGGGTACGCCCGAATCGGGCAACCGTATCGGGTTACTGGAAAGCCACGGGAACAGACAAGGCAATTTACAGCGAGTCCAAGTACGTGGGGGTGAAGAAAGCTCTCGTGTTTTACCAGGGCAGGCCGCCAAAGGGGGTCAAGTCGGACTGGATTATGCACGAGTATCGCTTAAGCGACTCGCGAAAACAACAACCCAACAAGCACCTCGGGTCCATGAGA CTGGATGATTGGGTCCTCTGCAGGATCTACAAAAAAAAGCATCCGGGCAAAGCTTATCTGGATCAAAAAGTGGAAGAAGATCAAAAAATTGAGATGAGAACACCAGAAACGGCGAAAGCCAATGAGGAACAAGTGATGTTGAAATTTCCACGGGCCTGTTCGATAACTAGCTTACTGGACATGGACTACTTGGGCCCGATCTCCCAACTTTTTAGTGACAATATTTCTGGATACGATTTTCAGACCAGCATGGCCGGCGCAGGAGCCGGCCAGGCTCAAATGTTTCAGTTCGGTGAAGTGCCGAATTACCAAAACACGACGGACTCCGGAAAATTCCAAGTGACGTCGGCTCAGACTAGCGTTTTTAACCACCAACCGTGGTTTGGACCGTAA
- the LOC103451804 gene encoding exocyst complex component SEC15A, with protein sequence MESKARRRIPTENGDTGEDLVLATLIGNGDDLGPIVRHVFEMGRPESLLHQLKHVVKKKEVEIEELCKTHYEEFILAVDELRGVLVDAEELKGQLSSDNFKLQEVGSALLIKLEELLESYSIKKNVTEAIKMSKNCVQVLELCVKFNKHISEGQFYPALKTLDLIEKNYLQNIPVRTLRMVIEKRIPIIKLHIEKKVTSQFNEWLVHIRSSAKDIGQTAIGHAASARQKAEEILELQRVVEEQNISGLGDFAYTLDVEEIVEESILKVDLTPLYRAYHIQSCLGIQDQFWEYYYRNRLLQLNSDLQISSAQPFVESYQTFLAQIAGYFIVEDRVLRTAGGLLLAEQVETMWDTALAKMKSLVEEQFSLMNSATHLLLVKDYVTLLGSTLRQYGYEVGPLLETLDKSRKKYHELLSGECRKQIANVIANDTYEQMVLKKDTDYESNVLSFNLQTSDIIPAFPYIAPFSSAVPDTCRIVRSFIKGSVDYLSHGAHTNYYDVVRKYLDKLLIDVLNEVILNTIQSGNIGVSQAMQIAANISVLERACDYFLRHAAQLCRIPIRSVERPQASLTAKVVLKTSRDEAYLALLKFVNTKLDEFMALTENINWTMEEMPQNGNECINEVVIYLDTLMSTAQQILPLDALYKVGSGALEHISNTIVSTFLSDSVKRFNANAVMGINYDLKMLENFADERFHSTGLSEIYKEGSFRSCLIEARQLINLLSSSQPENFMNPVIREKNYNALDYKKVASICEKFKDSADGIFGSLSNRNTKQSARKKSIDTLKKRLKDFN encoded by the coding sequence ATGGAGTCAAAAGCGAGGAGAAGAATTCCTACAGAGAATGGGGATACTGGTGAGGACTTGGTTCTTGCTACATTGATTGGGAATGGGGATGACCTCGGTCCTATTGTCCGGCATGTATTTGAGATGGGGAGGCCAGAATCACTCCTCCACCAGCTCAAGCATGTTGTAAAAAAGAAGGAAGTCGAAATTGAGGAGCTCTGCAAGACTCATTATGAGGAATTCATTCTTGCAGTTGATGAGCTTCGTGGAGTGTTGGTTGACGCCGAAGAGCTCAAAGGCCAGCTCTCCAGTGATAATTTCAAGTTGCAAGAGGTCGGGAGTGCTTTGCTGATTAAACTCGAGGAGCTTCTTGAATCTTATTCAATAAAAAAGAATGTGACGGAAGCTATCAAAATGTCCAAGAACTGTGTACAGGTGTTGGAGCTCTGTGTTAAGTTTAATAAACACATTTCCGAAGGCCAGTTTTACCCGGCATTGAAAACTTTGgatttgattgagaaaaattaccTGCAGAATATTCCTGTTAGGACACTAAGAATGGTCATAGAGAAGAGAATTCCGATCATTAAATTGCACATTGAGAAGAAAGTAACCAGTCAATTCAATGAATGGCTGGTTCACATAAGGAGTTCTGCAAAGGATATTGGACAAACCGCAATAGGCCATGCTGCATCTGCCCGTCAGAAGGCTGAGGAAATTCTCGAACTCCAAAGGGTAGTTGAGGAGCAGAATATTTCGGGGCTGGGAGATTTCGCATATACTTTAGATGTTGAAGAGATTGTTGAAGAATCTATTTTGAAGGTTGATTTGACTCCTCTATACAGGGCATATCACATCCAAAGTTGCCTTGGAATCCAAGACCAGTTTTGGGAATATTACTACAGAAATCGATTGTTGCAGCTTAATTCAGACTTGCAGATCTCTTCAGCACAGCCTTTTGTTGAATCCTACCAAACTTTTTTGGCTCAAATTGCTGGATACTTCATAGTGGAGGATCGGGTATTGAGGACTGCTGGGGGCCTGCTGTTAGCCGAGCAAGTTGAAACAATGTGGGACACGGCTTTAGCGAAAATGAAGTCTCTGGTAGAGGAACAATTCTCCCTTATGAATTCTGCAACCCATCTTCTTTTGGTAAAGGATTATGTGACTCTTCTTGGCTCTACTCTTAGACAATATGGATACGAAGTGGGACCACTTCTTGAGACGCTTGACAAGAGCCGAAAGAAATACCACGAGCTTCTTTCAGGAGAGTGTCGTAAACAAATCGCAAATGTTATTGCCAATGATACCTACGAGCAGATGGTCTTGAAAAAGGACACTGACTACGAAAGTAATGTCCTGTCATTCAATCTCCAGACATCAGACATAATACCGGCTTTTCCGTATATTGCACCATTCTCCTCTGCAGTACCTGATACCTGCCGAATTGTCAGATCATTCATCAAGGGGTCTGTCGATTACCTGTCTCATGGGGCACATACTAATTATTATGATGTTGTGAGGAAGTATCTGGACAAACTCTTGATTGATGTGTTAAATGAGGTGATACTTAATACAATTCAAAGCGGTAACATTGGTGTCTCTCAAGCGATGCAGATTGCTGCAAACATATCGGTACTTGAAAGAGCTTGTGACTATTTTCTTCGTCATGCAGCCCAACTGTGTCGGATCCCAATCCGTTCAGTTGAGAGGCCTCAAGCTAGTTTAACTGCTAAGGTGGTTCTAAAGACTTCAAGGGATGAAGCTTATCTTGCTTTGCTGAAGTTTGTAAACACTAAGTTGGATGAGTTTATGGCACTTACAGAGAATATCAATTGGACTATGGAGGAAATGCCACAGAATGGAAATGAGTGTATAAATGAAGTTGTTATTTACCTCGATACTCTTATGTCGACGGCACAACAAATTTTACCTTTGGATGCTTTATACAAGGTCGGGAGTGGGGCTCTCGAACACATTTCTAACACTATAGTGTCGACTTTTCTAAGTGATAGCGTCAAGAGGTTCAATGCTAATGCAGTTATGGGTATCAACTATGATTTGAAGATGTTGGAGAATTTTGCAGACGAGAGGTTTCACAGTACCGGCTTGAGCGAAATTTACAAAGAAGGTAGTTTTAGAAGTTGCTTGATAGAAGCACGACAGCTGATAAACCTTTTGTCGAGCAGTCAGCCAGAGAACTTCATGAATCCTGTGATAAGGGAGAAAAACTACAACGCTTTGGATTATAAAAAGGTGGCTAGTATCTGCGAGAAATTCAAGGATTCTGCTGATGGTATTTTTGGGAGCCTTTCGAACAGGAATACCAAGCAAAGTGCTCGTAAGAAATCAATTGATACGCTTAAGAAAAGATTGAAGGACTTCAACTGA